The window ggttttgatctattttatatatagtagttagtatttgcaaatctcaaatatttattttgaattaatgtaGTACCTGCTTTCACTGACAATGTCAAACAAAGTGGAATGTTTTTGCCTAAAGTCACAAAGGAGCACACTGCCCCTCCAAATTCAGCGTGAATTTGGAGTAAATGTAAATTGCTAATTGAATCCCAGAAGATTTCAGCATTTCAGTGTCTCAGAAGCTACACTTAGGACCCAAATCATTCCACTGGAACCGTGGTATCTAGAACTTCTTGTTCTGCTGAGATATGGTATCTGTTtgtattaattttgttatttgctGGAGTGCCTGGAATTCAAAAACCTTGAGTATTTTCTGACTTTTAGTGCAGTGTGCCTCTCCATAGAGAGTTATCTCCCAAGGGGACTCTATTTACTGCAgtctttatgattttatattgCTTCATGCAGTTCCAACTTACAGGGTGTCGACACACAAGGTTTTCTCTGGCCTTGTAGAAACCCAGCCTTATTTAGAAATCTGTTTGGCTTATGGAAGACATTAAAGTCAAAAAGGGCTAAAAACAAACTCTCCATGTGGAAGTTTGATTGTCTCAATCTAAAAGCATAGATATTAAAAGAGTAGAAAGAGCAGTATAGAAATAGAGTAATCAAACTCTCAAGAAAACCCAAGAAGACAACACCTGGCCTCTCAGCTGTAAATGACTAAATCTTTAAATTACAAGTATCCCTTTTGAAAATTACcaagtttattttctagaagGCTACAGATGGGAGGGGATTCAAATAATGAAGCCAAAGTTCTTTTGTGTTTGTAAAGCTGCCAAGGGGCTTTAACCCTTCAATGATCAATGACCAATTTTAGTCTCTAGTATTCATACTAGAATTTTGAACCTCAATCTCTGGTAATAATTAAACTATTACTACATATCTGATAgatcatattaaatatataagaCATATTTAGTTTGAGCCTTTTCTAAAGTTGTCAAAGTACATTTGATTTTCAGTATTACAAATCATGATTGCAGCCGGAATGTTCTACCTTTCCTTTCTATATACAAgaatttctttaatttgaaatatCAAAACATCTGGGCAATGTCCTACTGCTGAAAACTCCAAATCACTGAGAACAAAAAGGATTTGATCATGTGAGTGCAGCAATACACAAGGAGCAACTTGGCCTTAGAAATTTTAATGCAGttagaggaattaaaaaaaaataaacaccaaaacaaaaccaaaccctttTCTTTAAAGTCCAATTTTATCTTTCTGGAAATTTCAATCACAGTAAGTTATCAAAGTAAGTTATTTAAACACATAGCTTAATAGACATTTCTGTCAAAATACTTGTTAAACACAATTTGggatttatcttttaaaaaacctgGTAAAAACAAACACTTCTATTAgtacatttctattcttttttaaaaacctccacTTTTTGTTAAagctttttctgcctctgctaTCTTTCTCAATTGTTTTTTGTTCCTTATTATCTTCCCACAACAGTAGCAAACTAGCAAAAACaatttaatgccttttaaaagtgttttgtgGTTACACCCATTGCAGTCTATTATGTTGAGTCCCTTTTCACTATATTCCAAAAACAACTATCATCACAACTTCTTAGCACTTTGACTCcatacaattaaaaatggaaactatGGAGCTAGTCAAAAGGTAGTTCTTACTACTCGGTTGATGAaatgataaaaggagaaaatatgttgaagagagaggcagaaaaatcCAGTTTAAAACACCTGTGTATTATTAAGGGTGGAAAATAAAAGCTCACTTATTCCCCCTCTTTAATACTGCTAACTACAAGGAAAGCTGAATAAAGTTCAGTaagtttctaaaattatttacattctgAAAGGATATGAGAGATGTTATCTTAGCTATAACGTTGGTAAAGTTTTGTAAGGATATGAAAGCATGGATTTCACTTTATGAATAACAGCCTCTAAAGAACAGgagcacaggaaaggaaataccTTGATTTCAAAGAATCAAAAGGTCGACAAGGAGTCTTACAACAACTTTACTACAGTGATCTAACCACCATGTCAGGTGTGGAAAAGACCATGCCTTTTCTCTGTAATGTACCTTGCCTAGACATTTTGCTTATTACGAGTTTTTATAGTGCGTTTAGGGGCACCTGacaagcaggaaaggaggaatCTTGAGCTACTCTTCAGGAGGTCGAGCGCTAATCACTGAACCATCAAAGCCCACCgaggagggaagaaaatgcaATATTAAAGAGCGCAAGCCCTCGCTCTTATCTCATATTCTGGAATGACTTCTCTTGAGTCATACAGGAACTTTTCCTATCAATTTTAGCCAAGGATGGGACAAGGAAATCCTGAAACTAAGGGATAGGGACACAGAAAGCCGAGTCTGTTCCAGGGCAGTGGCGGAAGTGCTGTAAAATGAGGCGTCCGTCCGCCACCCCCAAACCAAGTCGCCGCCTGTGTCCCAAGTGTACACAGGCTCACTGCGCCTGCTGAATGTCAGTGCGTAGGAGTGGGTGTGCAACCTGCAACTGTGATTTCAGTGCGATATTGGACGCTGGTTCCTCAGTGCGCTAGATTAGGGACAACTTACACCAAGCGCGCTAGGTGGGCTAGAGAAAGGGTAACTGTTTACTTCTGAACTCACTGGACTCTTTCTCTGGGAAGATGGGCGAAGCAATCTCTTAGCCCCCCCGCAGAGTTTCGGCGCAATGTGCAAATCGAATTGGAGCTGCGACTTCCCTTTCCTCTATTGAACCCGGGTGCAGGGTGGCAGCAGGTTGGGGCGAAGCAGTCTGGAATCCCCCTTTGTGTTCCCATCGCGACACTCTCGGGGCACGGAGGGGAGGAGTTCGCATCCTAGGCCACTTTGAGAGCTCTGCGTAATCATTGGACGTTCTCTCCTCAGACAACCAGGCTTGAAGCGGAGGCACCACACCGCCCCCTTCTCGGGCTCCATCCCCGTTCACCGGCTGGCCCTGAACAGCCTCAGGTAGTCGGGAGGCCGGCCAGGGAGTCTCCACCTCCTCGCGGGCGGCAGCCATTCGGCGCGCTCGGGAGCAGAGGGGGTGGGACCCATTGGCTGAGGGGCGCTGCCAGTCTCCGGAGGgggtgtgttgggggtggggtctcGGGCCGCCGCGGGTCGGGGCCGCTCACTGCTGGGTGGTGCGTGAGCGTGAGCGTGAGCGTGAGCCCAGCTACTGGAGACTTGCGAACAGTTCGGAGCGAGCGAGAGCGCGccagagagagcgagcgagcgagagAGAGTGAGGGAGCGAGTAGGAGGGGACCTAGAGGAGACAGGGCGAGAAGGCGAAGGCCTGAGGACCAACGAATTGAGACCGAATGACCATGGCTGTCTCTGCACCTCCAGTGATCTCTGCAACTTCCAGCGGCGCAGGCGTCCCGGGGGGCTTGTTTCGGGCCGAACCCCTGTACTCGACTCCTGGAGAGCCTCCTCGTCTCACTCCCAATATGATCAACAGTTTCATGGCCAGTAACCACAGCGGCAGCGCCGGGGGTGGAGGGGTCGGTAGTGCCAGCGGAGGCAGCGGCAACACCAACACCAACACCAACGAGTGCAGGATGGTCGACATGCATGGGGTGAAGGTGGCTTCGTTCCTGATGGACGGCCAGGAACTGATCTGCCTGCCGCAAGTCTTTGATCTCTTTCTCAAGCACCTGGTGGGAGGGTTGCATACGGTGTACACCAAGCTGAAGAGACTGGACATATCCCCCGTGGTGTGTACTGTCGAGCAGGTCCGGATACTCCGCGGGCTGGGGGCCATCCAGCCTGGGGTGAACCGCTGCAAACTCATCACCAGGAAAGACTTTGAAACTTTGTTCACCGATTGCACCAATGCCAGGTAAGATATCGTTTCTTAGCTCGCTCTTCCCCCTTTGCCCTCTTCTGCATGTCTCATCATCCTCATCCAACTTTGTCTGTAAAGAGTGAGTCCTAACTAGCTTGCGCTACTCTTCATGCTGTAAGTCGGTGAGGAAAGAGGACTGAAAGGACTCATTAATTGCCTGTCCCTTCTAGTCCGAGCTCAGTGGCAGGGCTTGGGTCTAAGAAAGTCCCGCACAAACTTCAGTTTGCGGTCCTGTACTGAAACTTTCCAGCCTTTCGCCCATATCTTGCATGGCTTTCTGGCTGCTTGTGGTTATTTGTTAATTTCtctatttggttttctttcctgCTCTTTTGTGGCCGTACGGGTCGGATAGGGTTTCTGCAGGACACGGACACCaagggctttctggaggagagGGCTGGCTGAGCTGTAAACTGGGCTCCTAAGCTGGCAATCCAGAACACAGCATTTGGGGGATGCAGAGGGTTGGAAGTCTAGAATCCATCCCAGAGGGTGATTCGTTCCCCATCCTGCGTGTTTGTTGTGAGAATGCGTagagtgtgtggtggtggtgatggtggtgtgtgtttatgtgtgtgtgtgtgtgtgtgtgtgtgtgagagagagagagagagagagagagagagagagagagagagagagagagagagagagagaacgagaACGAGTGCTCATGCCTGCTGCGCAAAGCTTCCCCGTACACGATACAGGAAAGTCGATGgagcctgtttttaaaaaaagatcgaCAGATATCACTTTCCTGGGATCGTCCCTTTGGGTCATCTGCAGAGGGCAATGTGGGGCATGAACGCTTGGGCTGGGGGTTGTAGGATAAAAGTTGGTAGGTTTTCTAGAGAGGATGCTTTCAGGTCTTTCCCCCAGGCAAACAGTTGGAAGGATCCCATTCCCCCAAAGAGAGGATTCCTTAAATGATGATAGCCAGCTTCTCTGGTTGTAAGTGTACCTTCTTCATATCACAGCTTAGAAGTACATTATGGAACAATGTCCATTTGCATATGTCCACAAACAAATTGTATCCAGtgtttctgagtttaaaaaaaagtaaactacaTTCAAGATGACTTGACTTTTTAAAGACCTGTGAATTAGTCTTCTTAGTGTTTATTCCATCTCCAGTCTGGTAGTATTTGCTAGGAAAGTACTCATTTGGTAGATGTAATTAGCATTTGAACCAAATCACCATCACCAGGTTAAAGGGGCAAAGGGTTTTGTTGTAAAACAGTACTGCTGTGGATCATTTTGCGAAAAACTTCAGCCGAGGTAGACTTTCTCACAATGCAACTTTAAATCCTAAGATATCTGGGTTTATGAACCAAAACCAACTCAGTTGTCATATCTGTTGTAAAATCCAAATTACTGTGTATAGTTGAAGTATACTGGGAACATGTGGACAAACTGTTGCTGACTGCTACAATAAGAATGCTACAGAACTTACAAGGgaaccttttgtttttctttttctttttcctttgagcaGTGTTCTCCTGTGTTCTAGCAATTAAACAGAAATCTGTTCATGTGAGAACTACCTGATTCATGTCTGGGGCTTATAAACCTGGTTCAttagatcagatttttttttaaagaaagatagaTGACCTTAAAACACGAAAGATAATTACTCCCTCAataaaataagcaattatagGTTTTAAGAGTAGAAAAGATATTTTGACCACAAAGCACTCTCCTAATACACAAACTCAGAGGGTCAGCAGGGACTTCAGATGAGGGCCATTTATTTGTTGTCATTTGAAAATACTCACATTTAAACAACTGCAGACCTGAAAACctatcttctcttctcttcctcctcctccctctcctctttcccttccctctctcttttacAATGCCccttcttaaaaagaaacaattattacACATAGGAAATTCTTCCTTCTTTAATAATTAACATACACATCCTTGAGCAATATCTGACTTTCACTTAACAAAAGATTagtattttaatgtgattttgatGCTTTAC is drawn from Camelus ferus isolate YT-003-E chromosome X, BCGSAC_Cfer_1.0, whole genome shotgun sequence and contains these coding sequences:
- the LOC102509544 gene encoding dachshund homolog 2 isoform X2, which gives rise to MTMAVSAPPVISATSSGAGVPGGLFRAEPLYSTPGEPPRLTPNMINSFMASNHSGSAGGGGVGSASGGSGNTNTNTNECRMVDMHGVKVASFLMDGQELICLPQVFDLFLKHLVGGLHTVYTKLKRLDISPVVCTVEQVRILRGLGAIQPGVNRCKLITRKDFETLFTDCTNASSRPGRPPKRSLGVLQDNARLLPHSVPGLLSPGLITPTGNKNPSDDQPWLFILPSI
- the LOC102509544 gene encoding dachshund homolog 2 isoform X1 translates to MTMAVSAPPVISATSSGAGVPGGLFRAEPLYSTPGEPPRLTPNMINSFMASNHSGSAGGGGVGSASGGSGNTNTNTNECRMVDMHGVKVASFLMDGQELICLPQVFDLFLKHLVGGLHTVYTKLKRLDISPVVCTVEQVRILRGLGAIQPGVNRCKLITRKDFETLFTDCTNARRKRQMTRKQAVNSSRPGRPPKRSLGVLQDNARLLPHSVPGLLSPGLITPTGNKNPSDDQPWLFILPSI